The following are encoded together in the Kribbella sp. CA-293567 genome:
- a CDS encoding AraC family transcriptional regulator has translation MIRTQAPATTRREDELIRTQLDRLRLDLVVAARITRVHREWSRPLQPDPFSRLYLILEGEGRLVVGEEELYPEPGDLCYLPAEVPISYETISDNVFRKHWLHFSALIGDRDIGDVLTLPYIVKSKAPEEAGALFEQVGAADRDPPGLATPLRLRSALTALFAHYLDSAPPGSVRLATQQTSESSVAQYIQQNLGTPLTVEELAAHFGQDLATFVRRFRTEFGLSPKQYIKRVRIEWAQRELASTTRPMEEIAAEVGMDQSYFSKVFRQVSSVTPSEYRKLYRPNG, from the coding sequence ATGATCCGGACCCAGGCTCCCGCCACCACCCGGCGTGAGGACGAACTGATCCGCACCCAACTCGATCGGCTCCGGCTGGATCTGGTGGTCGCCGCGCGCATCACCCGGGTGCATCGGGAGTGGTCGCGGCCGCTGCAACCCGACCCGTTCTCGCGGCTGTACCTGATCCTCGAAGGCGAGGGGCGGCTGGTGGTCGGGGAGGAGGAGCTCTACCCCGAGCCCGGGGACCTGTGCTACCTGCCGGCGGAGGTGCCGATCTCCTACGAGACGATCAGCGACAACGTGTTCCGCAAGCACTGGCTGCACTTCTCGGCGCTGATCGGCGACCGTGACATCGGCGACGTGCTGACGCTGCCGTACATCGTGAAGAGCAAGGCCCCAGAAGAGGCCGGCGCGCTGTTCGAGCAGGTCGGCGCGGCCGATCGCGATCCGCCCGGTCTGGCGACCCCGTTGCGGTTGCGGTCGGCGCTCACGGCGCTGTTCGCGCACTACCTGGACAGCGCGCCGCCCGGCTCGGTGCGGCTCGCGACCCAGCAGACCAGTGAGTCGAGCGTCGCGCAGTACATCCAGCAGAACCTCGGGACGCCGCTGACCGTGGAGGAACTGGCCGCGCACTTCGGTCAGGACCTGGCCACCTTCGTCCGGCGGTTCCGGACCGAGTTCGGGTTGTCGCCCAAGCAGTACATCAAGCGGGTCCGGATCGAGTGGGCGCAGCGCGAGCTCGCGTCCACCACCCGGCCGATGGAGGAGATCGCGGCGGAGGTCGGGATGGACCAGTCGTACTTCTCCAAGGTGTTCCGTCAAGTCAGCTCGGTGACGCCGAGCGAGTACCGGAAGCTGTACCGCCCCAACGGTTGA
- a CDS encoding polysaccharide lyase 6 family protein: protein MDRRTFLGSIGAAAVTLQLAGPGTAVAKTTALVTSISQLQSAINSATAGTTITLANGTYAVSSAITVSGRNGTSSAPITIQAETRGGVTLTGSKSFVMSNSSYVTVSGFVFQQTSSFDLPSSCTRIRITRNDFQLGSAASHSLVVRGDDVKVDRNVFHDKSTAGCYLVIDGPSSTVMAKRTHILRNHFRDHSFGGDNGGEPIRLGDSGRALSSAGATVEYNLFERANGDPEAISVKSSGNTVRYNTLRSSTGGIVLRHGNNNRVEGNHLLAGGNGIRIYGNDHLIVNNYVDGVDDAGIVLGSGSVRDHFDGESSTSRKGNDAPDRVTIVLNTLRDNGKGLVGESQRALAPLACRISDNLLVGSSGDLVDMPYLGGITWSGNILWGSASNGNIPSGGFTRADPKLSAGTDGVYRLGSGSAAINATSMNHSSRVTDDVDGQPRTAPYDVGADEYSTATLVRRPLTAADVGPNAT from the coding sequence ATGGATCGTCGTACCTTTCTCGGCAGCATCGGCGCCGCTGCCGTCACCCTGCAGTTGGCCGGACCCGGGACGGCCGTCGCGAAGACGACCGCCCTGGTGACCTCGATCTCCCAGCTCCAGTCGGCCATCAACTCCGCCACGGCCGGCACCACGATCACCCTCGCGAACGGCACGTACGCCGTGTCGTCCGCGATCACGGTCAGCGGCCGCAACGGCACCAGCTCGGCGCCGATCACCATCCAGGCCGAGACCCGCGGCGGGGTGACACTGACCGGTTCGAAGAGTTTCGTGATGTCGAACTCGTCGTACGTCACGGTCTCCGGGTTCGTCTTCCAGCAGACCAGCTCGTTCGACCTGCCGTCCAGCTGCACCCGGATCCGGATCACCCGCAACGACTTCCAGCTCGGCTCGGCTGCCAGCCACTCGCTGGTGGTCCGCGGCGACGACGTGAAGGTCGACCGCAACGTCTTCCACGACAAGTCCACGGCCGGCTGCTACCTGGTGATAGACGGCCCTTCGAGCACGGTGATGGCGAAGCGGACCCACATCCTGCGAAACCACTTCCGGGACCACTCGTTCGGCGGTGACAACGGTGGTGAGCCGATCCGGCTCGGGGACAGCGGCCGGGCGTTGAGCAGCGCCGGCGCGACGGTCGAGTACAACCTGTTCGAGCGGGCGAACGGTGATCCCGAAGCCATCTCGGTGAAGTCGTCCGGCAACACGGTCCGCTACAACACGCTGCGTTCGTCCACCGGCGGCATCGTGCTGCGGCACGGCAACAACAACCGGGTCGAAGGCAACCACTTGCTGGCCGGCGGCAACGGGATCCGGATCTACGGCAACGACCACCTGATCGTGAACAACTACGTCGACGGGGTCGACGACGCCGGCATCGTGCTCGGCAGCGGTTCGGTCCGGGACCACTTCGACGGCGAGTCGAGCACCTCGCGCAAGGGCAACGACGCGCCCGACCGGGTGACGATCGTGCTCAACACGCTGCGCGACAACGGCAAGGGACTCGTCGGCGAGAGCCAGCGCGCGCTCGCTCCGCTGGCCTGCCGGATCTCGGACAACCTGCTGGTCGGCTCCAGCGGCGACCTGGTCGACATGCCGTACCTGGGTGGAATCACCTGGTCGGGCAACATCTTGTGGGGCTCGGCGTCCAACGGCAACATCCCGTCCGGTGGCTTCACCCGTGCCGACCCGAAACTCTCCGCTGGCACGGACGGCGTGTACCGGCTCGGCAGCGGCAGCGCGGCGATCAACGCGACCAGCATGAACCACTCGTCCCGCGTCACCGACGATGTCGACGGCCAGCCCCGGACAGCGCCGTACGACGTGGGCGCCGACGAGTACTCGACCGCCACCCTCGTACGCCGCCCGCTCACCGCGGCCGACGTCGGCCCGAACGCGACCTAG
- a CDS encoding MFS transporter, with translation MGILSAPAGVDKREYWGFSLYDWANSGYVTTVGTVLFAPYLTSVAEEAACGRVGTAEDPCTTNLQVLGLGIAPGSLAFYVVTIATLLSALVLPIVGAVADRSPRKKLLMCGFAWSGSLAACCMVFVADGRWALGALLLFLGNLCLGSSMVVYDSILVDIAGPDERDDVSSRAWAFGYLGGFVLLAINLGVVTGHEALGLDTTTAVRLSLLSAGLWWGLFTLVPFFKLRNRPPASVVPVGDGSLVKQSFGQLFATLRHLRTYPMTMLFLVAYLFFNDGIQTVISVSSTYGEKQLGFETQVLIMTILLVQFIAFFGALAFGRFARRFGTKRTIMGGLVVWMLIVVAGFLLPARQIVPFLAMGAAIGIVLGGTQALSRSAFSQLIPKGREAEYFSLYQAGERGTSWLGTLVFGLVHQLTGSYRPAIVALGLFFVVGLVLLSRVDMRRGIAEAGNAQPTLI, from the coding sequence ATGGGAATTCTCTCGGCTCCGGCAGGTGTCGACAAACGCGAGTACTGGGGCTTCAGCCTCTATGACTGGGCCAACTCCGGCTACGTGACCACGGTCGGCACGGTGCTGTTCGCGCCGTACCTGACCTCCGTGGCCGAAGAAGCCGCCTGCGGCCGGGTCGGTACCGCGGAGGACCCCTGTACGACGAACCTCCAGGTGCTCGGCCTCGGCATCGCCCCGGGCTCCCTGGCGTTCTACGTGGTCACGATCGCGACGCTGCTCTCCGCGCTGGTGCTGCCGATCGTCGGCGCCGTGGCCGACCGGTCGCCGCGCAAGAAACTCCTGATGTGCGGCTTCGCCTGGTCCGGCTCGCTGGCCGCCTGCTGCATGGTCTTCGTCGCCGACGGCCGCTGGGCACTCGGCGCGTTACTGCTGTTCCTCGGCAACCTGTGTCTCGGCTCGTCGATGGTCGTCTACGACTCGATCCTGGTCGACATCGCCGGGCCGGACGAGCGCGACGACGTGTCCTCCCGGGCCTGGGCCTTCGGCTACCTCGGCGGTTTCGTCCTGCTGGCGATCAACCTCGGTGTGGTCACCGGCCACGAGGCGCTCGGCCTCGACACCACCACCGCGGTGCGGCTCAGCCTGCTGAGCGCGGGACTGTGGTGGGGCCTGTTCACCCTGGTGCCGTTCTTCAAGCTACGGAACCGTCCACCGGCCAGCGTCGTACCGGTCGGTGACGGCAGCCTGGTCAAGCAGAGCTTCGGGCAGCTGTTCGCGACGCTGCGGCACTTGCGGACCTACCCGATGACGATGCTGTTCCTGGTCGCCTACCTGTTCTTCAACGACGGCATCCAGACCGTCATCTCGGTCTCGTCCACCTACGGCGAGAAGCAGCTCGGGTTCGAGACCCAGGTGCTGATCATGACCATCCTGCTGGTCCAGTTCATCGCGTTCTTCGGCGCGCTCGCCTTCGGCCGGTTCGCCCGCCGCTTCGGCACCAAGCGCACCATCATGGGCGGCCTGGTGGTCTGGATGCTGATCGTGGTCGCGGGCTTCCTGCTGCCGGCCCGGCAGATCGTCCCGTTCCTCGCGATGGGCGCCGCCATCGGGATCGTGCTCGGCGGCACCCAGGCGCTGTCCCGCTCGGCCTTCAGCCAGCTGATCCCGAAGGGGCGCGAAGCGGAGTACTTCAGCCTGTACCAGGCCGGAGAGCGCGGCACCTCGTGGCTCGGCACCCTCGTCTTCGGCCTGGTCCATCAGCTCACCGGCTCCTACCGTCCGGCGATCGTTGCTCTCGGCCTGTTCTTCGTGGTCGGTCTGGTGCTGCTCAGCCGCGTCGACATGCGTCGCGGGATCGCGGAGGCCGGCAACGCCCAGCCGACCCTGATCTGA
- a CDS encoding glycerophosphodiester phosphodiesterase, whose translation MYPYLDHEGPIAMAHRGGALHPANLGYENSMHAFEHAAGLGYRYLETDLHATSDGVVVAFHDHRLDRVTDRTGVISELPWSEVRQARINGHEPIPLLSDVLERFPGIRLNLDIKADNGVLPAAKVLRDHDAIDRVCVSSFSQARVELIRRELGERLATGFGQREIARLRFAPYRMASAGACLQIPEYYGRVRVLTPGLLRRAHARGKQVHVWTVDDPATMRRLLDAGVDGLITDRTDLLRDVLIERGQWVTP comes from the coding sequence GTGTATCCCTACCTCGACCACGAGGGGCCGATCGCGATGGCCCACCGCGGCGGCGCTCTGCACCCGGCGAACCTCGGCTACGAGAACTCGATGCACGCCTTCGAGCACGCGGCCGGCCTCGGCTACCGCTACCTCGAGACCGACCTGCACGCCACCAGCGACGGCGTCGTCGTCGCTTTCCACGACCACCGGCTGGACCGCGTCACCGACCGGACCGGGGTGATCTCCGAGCTGCCCTGGTCGGAGGTGCGGCAGGCGCGGATCAACGGGCACGAGCCGATCCCGCTGCTGTCCGACGTGCTGGAGCGCTTCCCCGGCATCCGGCTCAACCTGGACATCAAGGCCGACAACGGCGTGCTGCCGGCCGCGAAGGTGCTGCGCGACCACGACGCGATCGACCGGGTCTGCGTCTCGTCGTTCTCCCAGGCCCGGGTCGAGCTGATCAGGCGGGAACTGGGCGAGCGGCTCGCCACCGGCTTCGGGCAGCGCGAGATCGCCCGGCTGCGCTTCGCGCCGTACCGGATGGCGTCGGCGGGCGCGTGCCTGCAGATCCCCGAGTACTACGGCCGCGTGCGCGTCCTGACCCCCGGGCTGCTGCGGCGCGCCCACGCACGCGGCAAGCAGGTGCACGTCTGGACCGTGGACGACCCGGCCACGATGCGGCGACTGCTCGACGCCGGCGTCGACGGACTGATCACCGACCGGACCGACCTGCTGCGCGACGTGCTGATCGAACGGGGCCAGTGGGTCACACCGTGA
- a CDS encoding aminotransferase class V-fold PLP-dependent enzyme yields MVTVLSPRPDLWTLDPDLLHLNHGSYGAVPRRTQELLAALRAETEANPMRWFRSVAERLTAGRLELASFLRTDPAGFALVSNASAGVTAALATVPIPPGSRIVLTNHAYGAVRYAAERFARANQAEVVMVDVPLEADDDSVLATLEAALDDRTAALVVDQISSATAMVFPIRRIADLCRSRGIPSIVDGAHAPALLDAPAEDGADFWTGNFHKWPAAPRATAGFVVAEKWRTATLPLIVSWSEHDERLPERFDQQGTADYAPWIAAPESLRVLAELEWPRRRSELSAMIDEGARVVAKAVGTSVAEVAHPAATMRLVELPFDGIPSPEAGEAFKTKVSRDLKAEITLTAFDTRVFVRLSAHAYNSPQDYRRLAELLPTLL; encoded by the coding sequence ATGGTGACGGTACTCAGCCCCCGCCCCGACCTGTGGACCCTCGACCCTGACCTGCTGCACCTGAACCACGGCTCGTACGGCGCTGTCCCGCGCCGTACGCAGGAGTTGCTGGCCGCGCTCCGGGCCGAGACCGAGGCCAACCCGATGCGCTGGTTCCGCTCGGTCGCCGAGCGCCTGACCGCCGGCCGGCTGGAGCTCGCCTCCTTTCTGCGGACCGACCCGGCCGGTTTCGCGCTGGTCTCCAACGCGAGCGCGGGGGTGACCGCGGCGCTGGCCACCGTACCGATCCCGCCCGGCAGCCGGATCGTGCTGACGAACCACGCCTACGGCGCCGTCCGGTACGCCGCCGAGCGGTTCGCCCGGGCCAACCAGGCCGAGGTGGTGATGGTCGACGTCCCGCTCGAGGCCGACGACGACTCGGTTCTGGCCACCCTGGAGGCGGCGCTGGACGACCGGACCGCGGCGCTGGTCGTGGACCAGATCAGCTCGGCGACCGCGATGGTCTTCCCGATCCGCCGGATCGCCGACCTGTGCCGGTCGCGCGGGATCCCGTCGATCGTGGACGGCGCCCACGCGCCCGCGCTGCTGGACGCTCCTGCCGAGGACGGCGCCGACTTCTGGACCGGCAACTTCCACAAGTGGCCGGCCGCGCCGCGCGCGACCGCCGGTTTCGTGGTGGCCGAGAAGTGGCGTACCGCGACGCTGCCGCTGATCGTCAGCTGGTCGGAGCACGACGAGCGGCTGCCGGAGCGGTTCGACCAGCAGGGCACCGCCGACTACGCGCCCTGGATCGCCGCGCCGGAATCGCTGCGGGTGCTGGCCGAACTGGAGTGGCCACGCCGCCGCTCGGAGCTGTCGGCGATGATCGACGAAGGAGCCCGGGTGGTCGCCAAGGCGGTCGGGACCTCGGTCGCCGAGGTCGCGCACCCCGCGGCCACGATGCGCCTGGTCGAGCTGCCCTTCGACGGCATCCCGTCACCCGAGGCGGGGGAGGCCTTCAAGACGAAGGTGTCGCGTGACCTCAAGGCGGAGATCACCCTGACGGCGTTCGACACCCGCGTCTTCGTCCGGCTCTCGGCGCACGCCTACAACAGCCCGCAGGACTACCGGCGGCTCGCCGAACTGCTGCCCACGCTGCTCTAG
- a CDS encoding PGPGW domain-containing protein produces MAEQTSPDRTDDNITLDAQDDRWEWRRKIRANPRKHLIYRIGVGVVGGILVIAAPLTGWLPGPGGIPLFIAGLAVLASEFEWAQRLLYRVKDWVKTFTTWTGKQPAWLKALGTLFLFLCVLVGMWLYMGVLGVPGWLPDSWETFLHKLPLLG; encoded by the coding sequence GTGGCCGAGCAGACCAGTCCCGACCGCACGGACGACAACATCACGCTGGACGCCCAGGACGATCGCTGGGAGTGGCGGCGCAAGATCCGTGCGAATCCGCGCAAACACCTGATCTACCGGATCGGTGTCGGCGTCGTCGGCGGCATCCTGGTGATCGCCGCACCGCTGACCGGGTGGCTGCCCGGCCCGGGCGGCATTCCCTTATTCATCGCCGGTCTGGCGGTGCTGGCCAGCGAGTTCGAGTGGGCCCAGCGCCTGCTCTACCGGGTCAAGGACTGGGTCAAGACGTTCACCACCTGGACCGGCAAGCAGCCGGCCTGGCTCAAGGCACTCGGCACGCTGTTCCTGTTCCTGTGCGTGCTGGTGGGAATGTGGCTCTACATGGGCGTCCTGGGAGTGCCGGGCTGGCTGCCCGACTCGTGGGAGACGTTCCTCCACAAGCTCCCCCTGCTCGGCTGA